One Doryrhamphus excisus isolate RoL2022-K1 chromosome 17, RoL_Dexc_1.0, whole genome shotgun sequence genomic region harbors:
- the pkdc gene encoding uncharacterized protein pkdc isoform X1 has product MFIIRVGCSSCNVSHQQMKQEYQDVVLRACGASSLHVGARIQSLWSGYGEIVRLHLDGCDRASVVVKHVTFPTQVEENTPEGRSHRRKVRSYEVETHWYQNYSTNHSCRTPSCLAACSHGDEMIIVLEDLDVAGYDQRRTSVKDKEMRACLSWLAHFHALFLGVTPEGLWAVGTYWHLETRPDELKVMDDARLKAAAGDIDRILSQCRFQTIVHGDAKLANFCFSRSGQEVAAVDFQYVGGGCGMKDVVYFLGSCMEESECDKKVPGLLEHYFSELKRSVSTDVDFAALEEEWREMFAFAWTDFHRFLLGWMPGHWKINRYSKQLTKEVLHKLKL; this is encoded by the exons atgtttattatcCGTGTGGGTTGTTCTAGTTGTAATGTTTCACACCAGCAAATGAAGCAGGAGTACCAGGACGTGGTTCTGCGGGCGTGCGGCGCTTCCTCCCTGCATGTCGGCGCCAGGATCCAAAGTCTATGGAGCGGCTACGGGGAGATAGTACGCCTCCACCTGGACGGCTGCGACCGGGCCTCAGTGGTCGTCAAACATGTCACGTTCCCCACACAGGTGGAGGAGAACACCCCCGAGGGTCGCTCGCACCGTAGAAAAGTCAGGTCTTACGAGGTGGAGACGCATTGGTACCAGAACTATTCTACCAACCACTCGTGTCGGACACCATCTTGCCTGGCTGCTTGTTCCCATGGAGACGAGATGATTATCGTGCTGGAGGACCTGGATGTGGCTGGATATGACCAGCGAAG GACCAGCGTGAAGGACAAAGAGATGAGGGCGTGTCTCAGCTGGCTGGCCCACTTCCACGCTCTCTTCTTGGGTGTGACACCAGAGGGGCTGTGGGCGGTGGGCACCTACTGGCACCTGGAGACCCGCCCTGACGAGCTGAAGGTCATGGATGATGCCCGGCTCAAGGCGGCCGCCGGCGACATTGACAGGATCCTCAGCCAGTGCCGCTTCCAGACCATCGTGCATGGAGATGCTAAGCTGGCCAACTTCTGCTTCTCTCgcagcggacaggaagtggcggcgGTGGATTTCCAGTATGTTGGTGGAGGCTGTGGCATGAAAGATGTGGTGTACTTTTTAGGGAGCTGTATGGAGGAGAGCGAGTGTGACAAGAAGGTTCCAGGTCTGCTGGAGCATTATTTCTCTGAGTTGAAAAGGTCTGTGAGCACAGATGTGGACTTTGCAGCACTAGAGGAAGAGTGGCGGGAAATGTTTGCATTCGCCTGGACAGACTTTCATCGTTTTCTGTTAGGATGGATGCCTGGCCACTGGAAGATCAACCGGTACAGCAAACAGCTCACAAAGGAGGTT
- the pkdc gene encoding uncharacterized protein pkdc isoform X2 — translation MKQEYQDVVLRACGASSLHVGARIQSLWSGYGEIVRLHLDGCDRASVVVKHVTFPTQVEENTPEGRSHRRKVRSYEVETHWYQNYSTNHSCRTPSCLAACSHGDEMIIVLEDLDVAGYDQRRTSVKDKEMRACLSWLAHFHALFLGVTPEGLWAVGTYWHLETRPDELKVMDDARLKAAAGDIDRILSQCRFQTIVHGDAKLANFCFSRSGQEVAAVDFQYVGGGCGMKDVVYFLGSCMEESECDKKVPGLLEHYFSELKRSVSTDVDFAALEEEWREMFAFAWTDFHRFLLGWMPGHWKINRYSKQLTKEVLHKLKL, via the exons ATGAAGCAGGAGTACCAGGACGTGGTTCTGCGGGCGTGCGGCGCTTCCTCCCTGCATGTCGGCGCCAGGATCCAAAGTCTATGGAGCGGCTACGGGGAGATAGTACGCCTCCACCTGGACGGCTGCGACCGGGCCTCAGTGGTCGTCAAACATGTCACGTTCCCCACACAGGTGGAGGAGAACACCCCCGAGGGTCGCTCGCACCGTAGAAAAGTCAGGTCTTACGAGGTGGAGACGCATTGGTACCAGAACTATTCTACCAACCACTCGTGTCGGACACCATCTTGCCTGGCTGCTTGTTCCCATGGAGACGAGATGATTATCGTGCTGGAGGACCTGGATGTGGCTGGATATGACCAGCGAAG GACCAGCGTGAAGGACAAAGAGATGAGGGCGTGTCTCAGCTGGCTGGCCCACTTCCACGCTCTCTTCTTGGGTGTGACACCAGAGGGGCTGTGGGCGGTGGGCACCTACTGGCACCTGGAGACCCGCCCTGACGAGCTGAAGGTCATGGATGATGCCCGGCTCAAGGCGGCCGCCGGCGACATTGACAGGATCCTCAGCCAGTGCCGCTTCCAGACCATCGTGCATGGAGATGCTAAGCTGGCCAACTTCTGCTTCTCTCgcagcggacaggaagtggcggcgGTGGATTTCCAGTATGTTGGTGGAGGCTGTGGCATGAAAGATGTGGTGTACTTTTTAGGGAGCTGTATGGAGGAGAGCGAGTGTGACAAGAAGGTTCCAGGTCTGCTGGAGCATTATTTCTCTGAGTTGAAAAGGTCTGTGAGCACAGATGTGGACTTTGCAGCACTAGAGGAAGAGTGGCGGGAAATGTTTGCATTCGCCTGGACAGACTTTCATCGTTTTCTGTTAGGATGGATGCCTGGCCACTGGAAGATCAACCGGTACAGCAAACAGCTCACAAAGGAGGTT